The stretch of DNA acaccgaacatggaaaaaatcaactgaaatattcaaggtaacctaaccatataccgacaggttcgaagaacagactgaaaaaatattttaggcatccaataattgaatatttgcttgtcgtgttttgtgtagaatatatttgatcagtacacgttgaccaaattttatctgtcaaaaagagtcaactatttggcttcggtcaaacagtgtatgagcacccttactgGTTAGCttctaaaggtggccgtacactgtttgcccggaggtcaaatatttgttattttttgacagataaggtttgatttgatatctgtacaaacactattttgtttgccactcttcaattttcaacagtagtaaacaatatcaaacaccgaacatggaaaaaatcaactgaaatattcaaggtaacctaaccatataccgacaggttcgaagaacagactgaaaaaatattttaggcatccaataattgaatatttgcttgtcgtgttttgtgtagaatatatttgatcagtacacgttgaccaaattttatctgtcaaaaagagtcaactatttggcttcggtcaaacagtgtatgagcacccttactgGTTAGCTTCTagaggtggccgtacactgtttgcccggaggtcaaatatttgttattttttgacagataaggtttgatttgatatctgtacaaacactattttgtttgccactcttcaattttcaacagtagtaaacaatatcaaacaccgaacatggaaaaaatcaactgaaatattcaaggtaacctaaccatataccgacaggttcgaagaacagactgaaaaaatattttaggcatccaataattgaatatttgcttgtcgtgttttgtgtagaatatatttgatcagtacacgttgaccaaattttatctgtcaaaaagagtcaactatttggcttcggtcaaacagtgtatgagcacccttactgGTTAGCttctaaaggtggccgtacactgtttgcccggaggtcaaatatttgatattttttgacagataaggtttgatttgatatctgtacaaacactattttgtttgccactcttcaattttaaacagtagtaaacaatatcaaacaccgaacatggaaaaaaatcaactgaaatatccaaggtaacctaaccatataccgacaggttcgaagaacagactgaaaaaatattttaggcatccaataattgaatatttgcttgtcgtgttttgtgtagaatatatttgatcagtacacgttgaccaaattttatctgtcaaaaagagtcaaatatttggcttcggtcaaacagtgtatgagcaccctaactGAGTAGCCTCCGCTAGTAATTTTCATGTCATCTGCCAAAACATGGAAAATTTAGAAGCAAGCTCTCCCTCTCGGTCGACCGGCTTCAAGCCAATCGATATACTCGATGAGCAGTTTGCTCATTATCTGGAACTGGCTAGACAGCTGCTTCCGAAAATTAAAACCCACGCTGGTAAGACGAAACAAATCCAACACGTTTAATTTCATCTCTGGAAAATCCTTCTTCCCGTTTTCGGTAGATCGTCAAATATGCTCGAAGTATATAACGCGCTGCTGCCGGATGAGCAACACCACCCATACGGCCAAAAGCTACCGTAATGAGTTCTTCCGCTACTTTCTGAAAGTGGTGGAAGCAACCATAGCGAACCAATTGCACTATGTTGAAATGGTAGGTATTGAGAAGTCGCCCGTCTTATCGTTGGGTGGTTTGCAGAGGTATGATCAGGGGTGTTCGTCTTGTGCGAGTGTAAATATATCATTCTATATAATTTAATCCAGGTGGTTTTTGTGATCCCAAGATGTATTTGTTGTCGTCTCTATCCAACTTTGTTTTTATATATTCAGCATTATCGTAGATAGTTCCATATATTATGGTAACTAGGATATGTTTTCAACGATTGAAATGCTGTTAAccaattttttacaaattttggaTTTAACTGTTTTGAACTTCATTGGTCACGATTTTCGGTAAAATGCAACTATTTTCGGAATTGCTTTTTAAAttcatattcaattattttttaaactaGTATTCGTGCTAAGGTCACAAAAcgttataaaaaaattgttgaaaaatttttagcggaaaattttaaaacatagCTTTGGagtaaaattgatcaatctattttttcatggttttctcgtgttttttttttatcttcgcttatttttcgtcggcctatttccgccactttagtgccaatcaccgacaacagggaggcgactccacctgttcctacctatcagactcaacaactcatgagccgggccaacttcttttacttcccctccgaaggaagacgtaaccagagatttttcgcctcagaaaatcccaacgacgccagctgggttTTCTCGTGTTGTTCGCAGAAAAAATGTAGATGGATTCACCGATTACTttgcttcttcttgaatggcactacgttccaagaggaacttcaccgtctcaacgtagtattacttgcgtcattttttatttgtacttagttgagatttctatgccgatttCTTTGTTTTCGGACATTGAAATGGGTTTTTGgataccacattttaatttaatCAACCTAAAGGCGTGGTCGCGCCTTCGTATCTCGATTTAAAGTTGAACGGAAACCGAATTTATAAGTTGAACGGAAACCATTCATGTAATCCAAATGTGGCCTAAAATCcttgaaatggtcaccaatgTTCTAGTTTTGACAAATTCTGAAGTTCGATAAGTCGCATTATGAGTTTTGGTTCTGGTCATAAAGAGTTCGCTTCCCTCGGAAACCTCATCCGGAACATATCCAGGAGACATCAATATATATTGGAATAATAACAGCGCATTTTCAACTGTTGAGGATAAATATTTAATTTCAGTTCTTGCACCCACCCGTCTTTGGTAAAATCGAGTCATTTTGAACAAAGATAAAACTTTTTATGTTGGTTTAAACAACACTCAAATATTTCCCGCGCGCAGGATGAATAACTAAACAAACAGTATGATAACTCCTGAAGTTGATTGATATAATGGTACTGTTAGATTAGTGGGTTTTTGGATGCAGAGTTATCTCGAGTGAAATTCAAGTTGCCTGGTgataaacaaaaattatatttcgtgGTGATTTTCTGTTAAATTGAATTTTaccacttgtttcaatagtaatCGAGACTATTTGACTACTGTTCCAAATCCTAAAGTATCGGCTGGGTttgaattaatatgtttagcggCTATCAATATCGTTTTCATGTGCTGATAATATGTTTCTCTATCATCATATAAATCATATAAAAATGATTAAATTCAATCacgtatttattttatattctgcttcttcttcttcctctgcttctttttaatattattattattgtgtgTTATTAACGTTTTGAAAGGAAAAGCCCACCTTAAAACTAATTACTAAAATATCGATCCTGCCAGGAGTCGAACCTGGAATCTTCTGATCCGTAGTCAGACGCGTTATCCATTGCGCCACAGGACCTATTGTACAACACAGGGTATCTCAGAAACTTCAACTTGAAATAAGATTAGCTTGTAAGTTAATACACACCCGATAAAATATTAGAGGAGCCAAGTGTGACATCAAAATCTCTAAGCGATttttgaaacgctgtaactttgATATTAAGAAATAATAGCTATAAGCAACTAGTTTTGGAATATAACGCATGAATATTTCTAGAtattgacgtttcatgcaattttaaggcatttggcaccatttttttttcgaaaacaaagTCCGATGAGCTGAAAttctgcatagggtgttttttcgaggaggtgaaaattttgtttgaggtaactttttgaaatgtcatttcaaaacattttttttgtcaaaaatgataCTCTgcaacttagtttttttttggaatacgaaacgaaacgtatggttttgggtaccaataaaaatagttatctcgatttttcattcggaacttgttgcgaaatgctgaattgcacgataatataccctttgcaaaatattagctcttaaaaccatacgtttcgtctcgtacttcaaaaaaagacgggtgggtaatgtcggggacataaccggagtgacgtaggactatacaaaggggacagcttttgttaaatatatattttaaatatattgttttattttcctctcctacgtgaatacctacctatctacctgaaaaatggattagtttactgtttactctttatgaatatgttgatggttctgaaaagaacctttggtgttgtgtttttgttttcactcgatattcccatcttgttcggttaaaccttcctgtttagctattgcgtttgccactcgccacagctttcacagttggaaatttttttcccatccagcttggaacatgttgttcagtaaattacatttaatgcgacgtgccggagaaacactttgccactcactgaaactaattgttgccttgatgagcgccgaaccgaagctgctctgttcttgatgcgggttttctgattgtcgtgagcagctttgcaagccaactcgagcactccgacggccgaaaatctataatcgctgttaggtatactggtgctccggcaccaatccgttcggcctagttacccttgcggagcaatcagtgaatgcgaccaacagggaactggagacctgcacggttcgagtgagactttgcctttcccttaacttgtcctcctttgttacgtccacgatgccgatgccgtacaaccgcgcgggtttacggtttgaaagaaaataagatatttttttggggtccgcgtgttttatactctagcggtgcacactcacaggatagagacaaatcggcagactcagccagaggggcgagtccaacgagacgaacgaatgagcgttaaaagggagcgatggcaaaaaaatacatcgatggaaagaaaaatacattcattacgatttgttcgctcgttggattcacatgcaggctaaaaagggtccttttcaggatcacaaaattatcttcaatctaaagagtttattgttttgttatcacacgacattcccatcttgttcggctaaaccttcctgtttagcgatttattgccactcgccacagctttcacagttggaaaatttcttcccatccagctttgtgacatgttgtacagtaaattacattcaatgcgacgtgccgaagcgccactcagtgtcgcattggaggcgattttaacctgtaattgaacatttgcgatgacagtggtacagtgtcgactttcaatgtggggtcataatttggatctctatgtttacaaaaatgtccaactaaataagtcgcattacatgtccgtccaattagctaaatgtcgaactaattgtaaattactgtactttcaatctggaaacaattcaagaattggtgaaaattgaataatcaggaaagtccccaactatcaataagctcagaacaactgccaaattcacatactcatcagatcctggcaaacaaatgatgaaacaaTATCATTTAACAGTATCAtcaattatttgtgttttattattattttggataatgttttagaaagcattgaactgtatttcctaaactcttttttggaaggtttaatggccctgaaaagcgccttgttttatggaatggttccaatttagaaaacttagtactcgtggttttgaaaaaaaacatttcgaacgccctcgatgccgccttgttctggatttgccaccaagaacaaacttttttcttctgctacctgctgccgttttgcgattgcgtttgccactcgccactcgctgcaactgcctgttgtcttgatgtccaccgaaccgaatttgttctgttccgaatgcgggttttcttatcgtcgcgagcagctttgccagctaactcgatcacttcggcggccgaaactatataacgccgactaggtggactggtgcactggtactaacgcgctcggcctagctacccttgcgggaaactccagaccaacgcgattcgagcgggattttgcctttcccttcacttttcctcctttgccatgtccagacatggctgcttgggttggtttgttgatgtgttgtgatgcgaactgatgtggtgtacggtttgaatgagaatgatcgttacggaaggaaggaaggtcttgaattatagagactttaaacttttgcagttcattcgtctctagccttgagaaaggccctttgaaaactctactctactccagcgctaccacctccgccctcttgccttgagaaaggcactcgatccctcgccgtccagctcgtccagcaacgatgttgtccagtcggtgtccacacaaagaatgatcgttacggcagcggagcggggatttttaagctgactggctggctcgagaattacgcatgtgtgagactgcgaccaatgtttcgttaatttttttctttttcttttccaatcgtgcttcattctatttcgctgctgctctggttgcccgttttggtcggtacgatttgaggagcacaaaatggaccaatcaaaaatgggcacatagtgcattttgacaatgcttgatatttcacaattattcaattatttatttcaagaaaaatgaaatgttattcgttatgatagatgcgtagatatatttcctatcaattgcctagaaatgctcgagttataagcgttccaaatcttgcattttttcctacttgttcagtgcctagatttccatttcaccccctatatcttccggttagacgtagtcctacgtcaaaaaaaagtccaagtgtgtcgatttttgacaattttgttTAGTTGTTTATAGCGTCATCCGATATTTTCGTTACTCCAAGTCGTTATGCCTACATCGTATTTCGAAAATATcttgttttcaaaatatttataattAATATCCAACAATGAGCAATAAGTTATCTGTATATAACATTATTTAgttcatatttttttgccatGCGATTTGTGTTGTTCAACAGGTCCTGTGGCGCAATGGATAACGCGTCTGACTACGGATCAGAAGATTCCAGGTTCGACTCCTGGCAGGATCGATATTTTGGGTGAATTAATTTGAAGATTTTACATCTAATATCCCCGCTACCATTTTCTCTAATTGAACGAAAATAAAGGAGGCCATAAAAAtcaaaagtagaaaaaaatagGGGCGAGAACTGAAGCCGAATGATACGTTGGTATCAGTGTTTTTATTACGGAAATGGCCTAACGTGGAAGTGAGAAAATCAatataatatttattatttttataatattttatagttttaatatttttaaatttaatatttgaataattccATGTAGTCTTTCAACAAAATTTA from Toxorhynchites rutilus septentrionalis strain SRP chromosome 3, ASM2978413v1, whole genome shotgun sequence encodes:
- the LOC129780160 gene encoding uncharacterized protein LOC129780160; translation: MENLEASSPSRSTGFKPIDILDEQFAHYLELARQLLPKIKTHADRQICSKYITRCCRMSNTTHTAKSYRNEFFRYFLKVVEATIANQLHYVEMDSELEPMKDEVKQIYRWSDDRKRYVAAKIIPNYATIVYMAVCDDPEQGWDNGGFGCYEF